In a single window of the Arthrobacter zhangbolii genome:
- a CDS encoding S10 family peptidase, with product MVSPELPPAPPSDPAGASPQVTDDFAVRRHTLPSGLGYTTTTGRMVFRKEEVKDGKSDGFQPKAEIFMTAYTADAPENGPNRRPVVFAFNGGPGSASVWLHMGLLGPRMVDSGDAGALTPPPFGLVDNPQTLLQHSDLVMIDPVNTGFSRVVDGNDAGEFHGFEEDRDLVAEVIRLWTTRNNRWLSPKYLVGESYGTLRAVAVAGKLFDAYGLAVNGLGLISTVLNMATLDFAPGRETPYPLHLPTYAAIAHYHGRHPGRELADVVREAEEYASRDYVYALHQGARLDAGEYDDVVRRLAEITTLDEGFIRRTNLRWDYAMFSAELLRGENLSVGRIDGRFAAAPAHQQDWINWDDPSLTAINGPYSAAINHYVRAELGYENDLPYEILTGRVQPWSYKNFEGVPVDVTGTLERLLVHNPSLRVHVDYGYYDGATPHFAAEYVWAHMRLDEDARARFSHHYYEAGHMMYVKPECRVDQLRNLAEFVAGA from the coding sequence ATGGTCTCCCCCGAACTCCCGCCCGCGCCGCCTTCCGATCCAGCCGGTGCATCACCGCAGGTCACCGACGATTTCGCCGTCCGCCGGCACACCCTCCCCTCAGGACTTGGCTACACCACTACCACCGGACGGATGGTCTTCCGGAAGGAGGAGGTAAAGGACGGGAAGTCGGACGGATTCCAGCCCAAGGCGGAGATTTTTATGACCGCCTATACCGCCGATGCCCCGGAGAACGGACCCAACCGCCGGCCCGTGGTGTTCGCCTTCAACGGCGGGCCGGGGTCCGCCTCCGTCTGGCTGCACATGGGCCTTCTGGGCCCGCGGATGGTGGACTCGGGCGACGCCGGGGCGCTCACACCGCCGCCCTTCGGCCTGGTGGATAACCCGCAGACCCTGCTGCAGCACTCGGACCTGGTGATGATCGACCCGGTGAACACCGGCTTCTCCCGCGTGGTGGACGGCAACGACGCCGGCGAGTTCCACGGTTTCGAGGAGGACCGGGACCTGGTGGCCGAGGTGATCCGGCTCTGGACCACCCGCAACAACCGCTGGCTGAGCCCCAAGTACCTGGTGGGCGAGTCCTACGGCACGCTGCGCGCCGTCGCTGTGGCCGGGAAGCTCTTTGACGCGTACGGCCTGGCGGTCAACGGCCTCGGCCTGATTTCCACCGTACTGAACATGGCCACCCTGGACTTCGCACCCGGGCGGGAAACCCCGTATCCGCTGCACCTGCCCACCTATGCCGCCATTGCCCATTATCACGGCCGCCATCCCGGACGGGAACTGGCCGACGTCGTGCGCGAAGCCGAGGAGTACGCCTCCCGCGACTACGTGTACGCCCTGCACCAAGGGGCGCGGCTGGACGCCGGGGAGTACGACGACGTCGTCCGCCGGCTCGCGGAAATCACCACCCTGGACGAGGGTTTCATCCGCCGCACCAACCTGCGCTGGGACTATGCCATGTTCTCCGCCGAACTGCTGCGCGGGGAGAACCTGTCCGTGGGTCGCATCGACGGCCGGTTCGCTGCCGCCCCGGCGCACCAGCAGGACTGGATCAACTGGGACGATCCCAGCCTCACCGCTATCAACGGGCCGTACTCGGCAGCGATTAACCACTACGTGCGTGCGGAGCTGGGGTACGAGAACGACCTGCCGTACGAAATCCTCACCGGCCGCGTCCAGCCGTGGAGCTACAAGAACTTTGAAGGGGTTCCCGTGGACGTCACCGGCACGCTGGAACGGCTGCTGGTCCACAACCCGTCACTGCGGGTGCACGTGGACTACGGCTATTACGACGGCGCCACGCCGCACTTCGCCGCAGAGTATGTGTGGGCGCACATGCGCCTGGACGAGGATGCCCGGGCACGGTTCTCACACCACTACTACGAGGCCGGGCACATGATGTACGTCAAGCCGGAGTGCCGGGTGGACCAGCTGCGCAATCTCGCGGAGTTTGTCGCCGGCGCTTAG
- a CDS encoding M23 family metallopeptidase: MSEAAPTAPAILRLPFTGRWLTQNSPANRVPSHGTDLFGTAYAIDFVAVDAHGRSGPPGWRSLLSTEAPEIFHGFGVSVLAPASGTVVSVHDGEPDHQARRSQPALLAYALTQRGRVRQGPNAIAGNSVVIALEPEGPFVLLAHLACGSVEAVPGARVRAGVRIGACGNSGNSTEPHVHLQVTDSMDWGTCRGLPVAFLHPGGGAGPWLPRNGEVFDAG; the protein is encoded by the coding sequence GTGTCCGAGGCAGCACCAACAGCACCGGCCATCCTGCGGCTGCCGTTCACCGGCCGCTGGCTGACGCAGAACAGCCCTGCCAACCGCGTCCCCAGCCACGGCACCGACCTGTTCGGCACCGCCTACGCCATCGACTTCGTGGCCGTGGACGCACACGGCCGGTCCGGACCGCCCGGATGGCGGTCCCTGCTCTCCACGGAGGCGCCGGAGATCTTCCACGGCTTCGGGGTGTCGGTGCTGGCACCGGCGTCGGGCACCGTGGTCTCCGTGCACGACGGCGAACCGGACCATCAGGCACGCCGCTCCCAGCCCGCACTGCTCGCCTACGCCCTGACGCAGCGCGGGCGGGTGCGGCAGGGCCCGAACGCAATTGCCGGCAATTCTGTGGTGATTGCCCTGGAACCGGAGGGCCCCTTTGTGCTGCTCGCGCATCTGGCCTGCGGCTCCGTGGAGGCGGTGCCGGGTGCCCGGGTTCGGGCAGGCGTCCGGATTGGCGCCTGCGGAAACTCCGGCAACAGCACCGAGCCGCATGTCCATCTCCAGGTCACGGACTCTATGGACTGGGGCACCTGCCGCGGCCTGCCAGTGGCTTTTCTGCATCCCGGAGGCGGGGCCGGACCGTGGCTGCCGCGCAACGGAGAGGTTTTCGACGCGGGTTAG
- a CDS encoding SLC13 family permease, whose translation MIPPMLATFAVLALAVAGFMTNRVPLVIVALFVPVALWATGVLTLNEALQGFSDPITLFIASLFVLSEALDATGITAWIGQQLELRSSLSRTGLLITIMAVAALLSAVISINGAVAALLPVVVVATARAGVVPSHMLIPLAFAASAGSLLTLTGTPVNIIVSDLSASSGGREFGYFEFALVGLPLVVVTTLLVVLLGRRLLPGRTPERLAEAGADPRARVKSWRESYTADLDTERLFTGKMGAVEVLVAPRSTLIGRIVSPGMTTQREDLVIVALHRGGTADAAPDDPAPPGTLTLRAGDSVLVHGPWDALRRYVQSADVIAVEPPHILQRGVPLGRGWRRCLTVLAATILLLATGLLPPVMVGLLAAAALVLLGVVTVPQGFRAISWSTVVLIGALIPLSSAFVSSGAADGIAALVLDSAGDVSPHLALLVICVLALILGQFISNVATVLVMGPVAVTFAQTLGVSVLPFMMGLSVAGAAAFLTPIATPANLLVMQPGGYRFGDYWRLGLPLSLVFLAAAELYVPLIWRF comes from the coding sequence ATGATCCCGCCCATGCTCGCCACCTTTGCGGTCCTCGCCCTGGCAGTCGCGGGATTTATGACCAACCGGGTGCCCCTCGTGATCGTCGCGCTCTTTGTTCCAGTGGCACTGTGGGCCACCGGTGTGCTCACGCTAAACGAAGCCCTGCAGGGTTTCAGTGACCCGATCACCCTGTTTATTGCCTCGCTGTTTGTTCTCAGCGAGGCCCTCGACGCCACGGGAATCACTGCATGGATCGGACAGCAGCTAGAACTTCGCTCCTCCCTGAGCCGCACCGGCCTGCTCATCACCATCATGGCCGTCGCTGCACTCCTCTCCGCGGTGATCAGCATTAACGGCGCCGTCGCTGCACTGCTGCCCGTCGTCGTCGTCGCAACCGCGCGGGCCGGCGTCGTCCCCTCGCACATGCTGATTCCGCTGGCCTTCGCCGCGAGTGCGGGATCGCTGCTGACCCTGACCGGAACTCCGGTGAACATCATCGTCTCGGACCTCTCCGCCAGCTCCGGCGGGCGGGAGTTCGGGTACTTCGAATTTGCCCTGGTGGGGCTCCCCCTGGTTGTGGTGACAACTCTCCTGGTGGTGCTCCTCGGCCGCAGGCTCCTGCCCGGGCGCACGCCCGAGCGGCTCGCGGAGGCGGGGGCTGACCCGCGGGCCCGGGTGAAGTCCTGGCGCGAGAGCTATACGGCCGACCTCGACACGGAACGGCTGTTCACGGGAAAAATGGGTGCCGTCGAGGTCCTCGTCGCGCCGCGTTCAACGCTGATCGGACGCATCGTCAGCCCAGGCATGACCACGCAGCGGGAAGACCTGGTCATCGTCGCGCTGCACCGCGGCGGGACCGCCGATGCGGCTCCCGATGATCCCGCCCCGCCCGGGACCCTGACGCTGCGCGCCGGCGACTCGGTACTGGTCCACGGCCCCTGGGACGCGCTGCGCCGCTACGTGCAGTCCGCTGATGTCATCGCCGTCGAACCGCCGCATATCCTCCAGCGGGGCGTACCGCTGGGACGCGGATGGCGCCGCTGCCTTACCGTGCTGGCCGCCACGATCCTGCTGCTGGCAACCGGCCTCCTCCCGCCGGTAATGGTGGGGCTGCTGGCCGCAGCCGCCCTGGTCCTCCTGGGGGTGGTGACCGTGCCGCAGGGGTTCCGGGCCATTTCCTGGAGCACCGTGGTCCTCATCGGCGCGCTTATCCCGCTGTCCTCGGCTTTCGTTTCCTCGGGCGCGGCAGATGGGATCGCCGCCCTGGTCCTGGATTCAGCCGGCGACGTGTCCCCGCATTTGGCCCTGCTGGTGATCTGCGTCCTCGCCCTCATCCTGGGCCAGTTCATCTCAAACGTGGCCACCGTGCTTGTGATGGGGCCGGTAGCGGTGACTTTCGCGCAAACGCTCGGGGTCAGCGTGCTGCCCTTCATGATGGGACTCAGCGTCGCCGGGGCCGCCGCCTTCCTCACCCCCATCGCCACCCCGGCCAACCTCTTGGTGATGCAGCCCGGCGGATACCGCTTCGGAGACTACTGGCGCCTCGGTTTGCCGCTCTCCTTGGTTTTCCTCGCCGCCGCAGAGCTGTACGTGCCGCTCATCTGGCGGTTCTGA
- a CDS encoding heavy metal translocating P-type ATPase, protein MATLFRLPRAVRRYPLVFATVLAGVAVLLLQWAGAGTAAAWTASLFASAVALKTAAGMVRDIRAGNWGLDILAVIAIAATVAVGEYLAALIIVLMLSGGQALEDYAAGRARGELDALLERAPQRAHRFPGGDTTAAAEDIPATEVVAGDLLLIRPAEVVPVDGELVSPEGGFDESSLTGEPLPVTRYAGDAVLSGSVNGTRAVLLRATATAENSQYQRIVALVAEAAGSKAPVVRLADRFAVPFTAVSLLIAGVAWALSGDPVRFAEVLVLATPCPLLIAAPVAFLGGMSRSARAGIIVKGGAVLEQLSKAESAAFDKTGTLTHGQPELVEVRPQPGFGAEEVLGLAASAEQYSSHVLAAAVQQAAAARGLGLQSSRDAREVATNGVEAVLGGHTVRVGKERFVAETAADTVPAHLEPGQMVVYVGIDGHFAGTLIMSDAVRENAAATLHRLAALGIRRTVMLTGDGPGTAGAVAAGLGITDVRAGLLPADKVDAVRTLSPRPVIMVGDGVNDAPVLAAADVGIAMGARGSTAASESADVVLVADDISRVADAVEIGRRTMRVALSSIWLGIILSVGLMLTAAFGFIPAVAGALTQEAVDLAAILNALRALHGGRRPGAAARETRSGADRGAGSDADGGTDGDADGGTDSGTDGGAGTGTGGGTGTGADGSMDGGTGSGTDSGPGSGQDSGPAPTKPFFRAE, encoded by the coding sequence ATGGCCACTCTGTTCCGTCTCCCCCGCGCGGTCCGCCGCTATCCGCTGGTGTTCGCCACCGTGCTGGCGGGTGTGGCGGTTCTGCTGCTGCAGTGGGCCGGTGCGGGCACTGCCGCTGCCTGGACCGCCAGCCTCTTCGCCTCGGCGGTGGCACTGAAAACCGCTGCGGGCATGGTCCGGGACATCCGGGCCGGCAACTGGGGGCTGGATATTCTGGCGGTTATCGCCATTGCGGCCACGGTTGCCGTGGGGGAATACCTGGCGGCGCTGATCATCGTGCTGATGCTCTCCGGCGGGCAGGCCCTGGAAGACTATGCCGCCGGGCGGGCCCGCGGTGAACTGGATGCCCTGCTGGAACGCGCACCGCAGCGTGCGCACCGGTTTCCCGGCGGCGACACCACAGCGGCCGCCGAGGACATTCCGGCCACGGAGGTGGTTGCCGGTGACCTGCTGCTGATCCGTCCGGCCGAGGTGGTGCCGGTGGACGGGGAACTCGTCTCCCCCGAAGGCGGCTTTGACGAATCCTCGCTGACCGGCGAGCCGCTGCCGGTTACCCGCTACGCCGGCGACGCCGTGCTCAGCGGTTCGGTCAACGGCACCCGCGCCGTACTGCTGCGGGCCACCGCCACGGCGGAGAACAGCCAGTACCAGCGCATTGTTGCGCTGGTGGCCGAAGCCGCAGGGTCCAAGGCACCGGTGGTCCGGCTTGCAGACCGTTTCGCGGTTCCCTTCACTGCTGTTTCCCTGCTGATCGCCGGGGTGGCGTGGGCGTTGAGCGGTGACCCCGTGCGGTTTGCCGAGGTGCTGGTCCTGGCCACGCCGTGCCCGTTGCTGATTGCCGCTCCCGTGGCATTCCTGGGCGGAATGAGCCGTTCGGCCCGCGCCGGGATCATCGTCAAGGGCGGAGCCGTGCTGGAGCAGCTGTCCAAAGCCGAGAGTGCGGCCTTCGACAAAACCGGCACCTTGACGCACGGGCAGCCCGAACTCGTGGAGGTCCGTCCGCAGCCCGGCTTTGGGGCGGAGGAAGTGCTCGGCCTGGCGGCCTCGGCAGAGCAGTACTCTTCCCACGTCCTGGCCGCCGCGGTGCAGCAGGCAGCCGCAGCCCGCGGACTTGGCCTCCAGTCCTCCCGGGACGCCCGGGAAGTGGCAACCAACGGTGTGGAAGCCGTGCTGGGCGGGCACACCGTCCGCGTGGGCAAGGAACGCTTTGTGGCTGAAACCGCCGCTGACACGGTTCCGGCACACCTGGAACCGGGCCAGATGGTGGTTTACGTCGGCATCGACGGACACTTTGCCGGCACCCTGATCATGAGTGATGCGGTGCGGGAAAACGCCGCCGCCACCCTGCACCGCCTGGCCGCACTCGGCATCCGGCGCACCGTGATGCTGACCGGAGACGGTCCGGGCACGGCAGGCGCCGTGGCGGCAGGACTCGGGATCACCGATGTCCGGGCCGGGCTGCTGCCCGCGGACAAGGTGGACGCGGTACGCACGCTCTCGCCCCGGCCGGTGATTATGGTGGGCGACGGCGTCAATGACGCTCCGGTGCTGGCGGCCGCCGACGTCGGCATCGCCATGGGGGCGCGCGGCTCCACCGCCGCCAGCGAATCCGCCGACGTTGTGCTGGTGGCCGACGACATCAGCCGGGTGGCCGACGCCGTGGAGATCGGCCGCCGGACCATGCGGGTGGCTTTGAGCAGCATCTGGTTGGGCATCATCCTGAGCGTAGGGCTGATGCTGACCGCCGCCTTCGGGTTCATTCCCGCGGTGGCCGGCGCCCTGACGCAGGAAGCGGTGGACCTGGCGGCCATCCTCAACGCCCTCCGGGCACTGCATGGCGGCCGGCGGCCGGGTGCCGCCGCCCGGGAGACGCGCTCCGGGGCAGACCGCGGGGCAGGCAGCGACGCGGATGGTGGGACAGACGGCGACGCGGATGGTGGGACAGACAGCGGCACGGACGGCGGGGCAGGCACCGGGACGGGCGGTGGGACAGGCACCGGCGCGGACGGCAGCATGGACGGCGGGACAGGCAGCGGGACGGACTCCGGCCCAGGCAGTGGGCAGGACAGCGGGCCGGCACCGACAAAGCCGTTTTTCCGGGCCGAATAA
- a CDS encoding four-helix bundle copper-binding protein — protein MSVITKMLESHPAGPRAADPRLLAECLEACGECASVCNACADACLGEDMLGDLVTCIRTNLDCAQICAATAAVLSRTATTGPATAALLHACMAACAACAEECQQHASMHEHCRICAEACRRCLNACEKLLVSLG, from the coding sequence ATGTCCGTGATCACCAAAATGCTCGAAAGCCACCCCGCCGGCCCCCGCGCCGCAGATCCCCGACTGCTGGCCGAATGCCTCGAAGCCTGCGGCGAATGTGCCTCCGTCTGCAATGCCTGCGCAGACGCCTGCCTGGGCGAGGACATGCTCGGCGATTTGGTCACCTGTATCCGGACCAATTTGGACTGTGCGCAAATCTGCGCCGCCACGGCCGCTGTGCTGTCCCGGACAGCAACCACGGGCCCCGCAACCGCCGCCCTGCTACATGCCTGCATGGCAGCCTGCGCTGCCTGCGCCGAGGAATGCCAGCAGCACGCGTCCATGCATGAGCACTGCCGGATCTGCGCCGAGGCCTGCCGGCGCTGCCTTAACGCCTGCGAAAAACTCCTGGTCTCGCTGGGCTGA
- a CDS encoding META domain-containing protein, which produces MSRWTGRTLLALVLPAALLLAACGDAANSASPDDGGTAPDADVTGAWGDTANPKAPSLEFNPGGRVSGTDGCNRLMGHWSIEGTRVTLQDMASTMMLCHDVDEWLSAGTAADVDGDTLRIYNQAGTEIGVLARPRSGA; this is translated from the coding sequence ATGTCCCGGTGGACGGGCCGGACGCTGCTGGCACTGGTGCTGCCCGCCGCCCTGCTGTTGGCGGCATGCGGGGACGCCGCCAACAGCGCCTCACCGGACGACGGCGGCACCGCCCCGGACGCCGACGTCACCGGGGCCTGGGGAGACACAGCCAACCCGAAGGCACCGTCGCTGGAGTTTAATCCCGGCGGGCGGGTTAGCGGCACCGACGGCTGCAACCGGCTGATGGGCCACTGGAGCATCGAGGGCACCCGCGTCACCCTGCAGGACATGGCCTCCACCATGATGCTCTGCCACGACGTGGATGAATGGCTGTCCGCCGGTACAGCGGCCGACGTCGACGGCGACACCCTGCGGATCTACAACCAGGCAGGCACCGAAATCGGGGTCCTGGCGCGTCCACGCTCCGGGGCCTGA
- a CDS encoding DHA2 family efflux MFS transporter permease subunit, whose translation MKNLSPETVRPWPALWSLVIGFFMILVDSTIVNIATPAIMEDLGAGLDQVIWVISAYLLAYAVPLLITGRLGDRFGPRRVYLIGLVVFTLSSLWCGFANSVDALILARVFQGFGAALMTPQTMSVITRIFPPEKRGTALGLWGATAGVATLVGPILGGVLVDGLGWEWIFFINIPVGVVGFILAYRLVPRLSTSVHRFDYLGVLLSAAGMFALVFGIQEGESYDWGTIAGPISVWSLIIAGIVLLALFVLWQRLNRAEPLLPLKLFRDRNFSLANISITGMGFAVTAFSLPLILFAQNVRGLSPTQAALLLAPMAVLSGVLAPLAGKTVQRGNPKFIAVVGFASMAASLIWLGALLSPDVPYWQLVLPMLLMGFANACIWPSVSLTATRNLAADVAGAGSGVYNTTRQFGAVIGSSAIAAIMQSRLSAHLGAGAADGGTAPAAGAFPEALKAGYSEAMGQSLYLPAAVIIVALLAALFYAKPAPELTSRGAPGSARGDAAKSTAA comes from the coding sequence TTGAAAAACCTTTCCCCGGAGACGGTCAGGCCCTGGCCCGCACTGTGGTCCCTGGTCATCGGCTTCTTCATGATCCTGGTGGACTCCACGATCGTAAACATCGCCACCCCGGCCATCATGGAAGACCTTGGCGCAGGCCTGGACCAGGTGATCTGGGTGATCAGTGCCTACCTGCTGGCCTACGCGGTGCCGCTGCTGATTACCGGACGGCTGGGCGACCGCTTTGGTCCCCGCCGCGTTTACCTGATCGGACTGGTGGTCTTTACCCTGTCCAGCCTTTGGTGCGGCTTTGCCAACAGCGTGGATGCGCTGATTCTGGCCCGTGTCTTCCAGGGCTTCGGCGCGGCACTGATGACCCCGCAGACCATGTCCGTGATCACCCGGATCTTCCCACCGGAAAAGCGCGGCACCGCTCTGGGTCTCTGGGGCGCCACGGCGGGCGTCGCCACCCTGGTGGGACCGATCCTCGGCGGCGTCCTGGTGGACGGCCTGGGCTGGGAATGGATCTTCTTCATTAACATCCCCGTGGGTGTGGTGGGCTTTATCCTCGCCTACCGGCTGGTGCCCCGGCTCTCCACCTCGGTGCACCGCTTCGATTACCTGGGCGTGCTGCTCAGTGCGGCGGGCATGTTTGCGCTGGTCTTCGGTATCCAGGAAGGCGAGAGCTATGACTGGGGCACCATCGCCGGGCCCATCTCGGTCTGGTCGCTGATCATTGCGGGCATTGTCCTGCTGGCCCTGTTTGTGCTCTGGCAGCGCCTGAACCGTGCCGAACCGCTGCTGCCGCTGAAGCTCTTCCGGGACCGCAACTTCTCGCTGGCCAATATCTCCATCACCGGCATGGGCTTCGCCGTGACCGCGTTCTCCCTGCCGCTGATCCTCTTCGCGCAGAACGTTCGCGGACTCAGCCCCACCCAGGCCGCCCTGCTGCTGGCCCCGATGGCTGTCCTGTCCGGCGTCCTGGCCCCGCTGGCGGGCAAAACCGTGCAACGCGGCAACCCCAAGTTCATCGCCGTCGTCGGCTTCGCCTCCATGGCCGCATCCCTGATCTGGCTCGGCGCACTGCTCAGCCCGGATGTGCCGTACTGGCAGCTCGTGCTCCCGATGCTCCTGATGGGCTTTGCGAACGCCTGCATCTGGCCCTCCGTCTCGCTCACCGCCACCCGCAATCTGGCCGCTGATGTCGCCGGCGCGGGATCCGGCGTCTACAACACCACCCGCCAGTTCGGTGCCGTGATCGGCAGCAGCGCCATTGCCGCCATCATGCAGTCCCGCCTCAGTGCACACCTGGGCGCCGGGGCGGCCGACGGCGGGACGGCACCTGCCGCCGGTGCGTTCCCGGAGGCGCTCAAGGCAGGCTATTCGGAGGCCATGGGCCAGTCGCTGTACCTGCCTGCCGCCGTGATCATCGTGGCCCTGCTGGCGGCGCTGTTCTACGCCAAGCCGGCCCCTGAGCTGACTTCCCGCGGCGCCCCCGGCAGTGCCCGCGGGGATGCCGCAAAGAGCACCGCGGCCTAG
- a CDS encoding manganese catalase family protein, producing the protein MFFHKQELQFKSTPDKPDAVYARKLQEVLGGQYGEITVAMQYGFQSWNSHVPGKYRDLLYGIAAEEMGHVEMLAVMIAQLLEKAPLGITNDAVQSDPTVAAVMGGMDVQHAIVAGAGARPVDSNGNPWTGGYITASGNMLADFTSNANIEMQGRLAVARLYHMTDDHGVRDLLSFLLARDTMHQNQWTAAALELQAENMEQLPVPSNFPLNKEYREVSYQYLNFSDGEHASEGSWASGPTPDGHGEFSYHDGPTTSAPMPPPTRPDARFYGTTDVPNVVEKAAGAAQDKLKKE; encoded by the coding sequence ATGTTTTTCCATAAGCAGGAGCTCCAATTCAAATCCACCCCGGACAAGCCCGACGCCGTTTATGCCCGGAAGCTGCAGGAGGTTCTGGGCGGACAATACGGTGAAATTACCGTGGCCATGCAGTACGGCTTCCAGTCCTGGAATTCCCATGTGCCGGGCAAGTACCGGGACCTGCTCTATGGCATCGCAGCCGAGGAAATGGGCCACGTGGAAATGCTGGCCGTGATGATCGCCCAACTGCTGGAAAAGGCCCCGCTGGGCATCACCAATGACGCGGTGCAGTCCGATCCGACGGTGGCCGCAGTGATGGGAGGCATGGATGTCCAGCACGCCATTGTCGCTGGTGCCGGCGCCCGCCCGGTGGACAGCAACGGCAACCCCTGGACCGGCGGCTACATCACCGCCAGCGGCAACATGCTCGCGGACTTCACCTCCAATGCCAACATCGAAATGCAGGGTCGCCTCGCGGTCGCCCGGCTCTATCACATGACGGATGACCACGGCGTGCGGGATCTGCTGTCCTTCCTGCTCGCCAGGGACACCATGCACCAGAACCAATGGACCGCCGCGGCCCTGGAACTTCAGGCGGAGAATATGGAACAGCTTCCGGTCCCCAGCAACTTCCCGCTCAACAAGGAATACCGGGAAGTCTCCTACCAGTACCTGAACTTCTCCGACGGCGAGCATGCTTCCGAAGGCTCCTGGGCGTCCGGACCCACGCCGGACGGACACGGTGAGTTCAGCTACCATGACGGACCGACGACGTCGGCTCCCATGCCTCCGCCCACCCGTCCGGACGCACGGTTCTACGGGACCACGGACGTGCCCAACGTGGTGGAGAAGGCTGCCGGAGCGGCGCAGGACAAACTGAAGAAGGAGTAG
- a CDS encoding mycothiol transferase gives MDQSDLLIDAFGRLPETVRRTVQDLDADALNHRPYPEGNSIAWLIWHLGRVEDAQIADVAGQEQAWTADGWAKRVGLPLAVEDTGYGHTSEQVAQVRVHSAEVLLGYYDDVHARTEAFVSGLSAQDLDQVVDRAWDPPVTLGVRLVSILADCLEHAGQAAYVRGLVLSRRS, from the coding sequence ATGGACCAGAGTGACCTGTTAATTGATGCCTTCGGACGCCTCCCCGAGACGGTTCGCCGGACCGTCCAGGATCTGGACGCCGATGCCCTGAACCACCGCCCATACCCGGAGGGGAACTCCATTGCCTGGTTGATCTGGCACCTTGGCCGGGTGGAGGACGCCCAGATTGCCGACGTCGCCGGGCAGGAACAGGCCTGGACCGCGGACGGCTGGGCCAAACGGGTGGGGTTGCCGCTGGCCGTGGAGGATACCGGGTACGGGCATACCTCCGAGCAGGTGGCGCAGGTGCGGGTGCATTCCGCCGAGGTGCTGCTGGGCTATTACGACGATGTCCATGCCCGGACGGAGGCATTTGTTTCCGGGCTCTCCGCACAGGACCTGGACCAGGTGGTGGACCGGGCCTGGGATCCGCCCGTCACGCTCGGTGTCCGGCTGGTGAGCATCCTCGCGGATTGCCTGGAGCACGCCGGCCAGGCTGCTTATGTGCGCGGCCTGGTGCTGTCCCGGCGTTCCTAG
- the corA gene encoding magnesium/cobalt transporter CorA, with protein MTLVDNAVYVDGKRSHDPDSLDETFELTRTSGGMAWIGLYRPDEIELLALAEEFGLNLLIVEDALAGHQRSKLEQYNEQLFVVLRPARYLDDVERVEFGELHLFVGPNFVVTVRHAESPDLARVRKRLEQEPELLMLGPQAVLYAVLDQVVDEYAPVAAGLENDIDEIEDQLFGGDAEVSRRIYELSREVIQFQRAISPLQTVVGELRNNADQYGVPAELRDNLGDVLDHVLRLIDRANAYRAILENALTLSSTLASNRLAETSIEQNEQVKRISSWAAILFAPTLVGTVYGMNFENMPELSWQFGYPLALLGMLVTGIVLYLTFKRNKWL; from the coding sequence ATGACGCTGGTCGACAATGCGGTCTACGTGGACGGCAAACGCAGTCACGACCCGGACAGCCTGGACGAGACCTTCGAGCTGACCCGAACCTCCGGCGGCATGGCCTGGATTGGCCTCTACCGGCCGGACGAAATAGAGCTGCTGGCCTTGGCCGAAGAGTTCGGGCTGAACCTGCTGATTGTCGAAGACGCCCTGGCCGGCCATCAGCGCTCCAAGCTGGAGCAGTACAACGAGCAGCTGTTTGTGGTGCTTCGCCCCGCGCGCTACCTGGACGACGTCGAACGCGTGGAGTTCGGGGAGCTGCACCTCTTTGTGGGACCCAACTTTGTGGTCACCGTCCGGCACGCCGAATCCCCTGACCTTGCCCGGGTGCGCAAGCGGCTGGAGCAGGAACCGGAACTGCTGATGCTCGGGCCGCAGGCGGTGCTGTACGCCGTACTGGACCAGGTGGTGGATGAGTACGCTCCGGTGGCGGCCGGACTTGAAAACGACATTGACGAAATTGAGGACCAGCTGTTCGGCGGCGACGCCGAGGTCTCCCGCCGCATCTACGAACTCTCCCGCGAGGTGATCCAGTTCCAGCGCGCCATCTCCCCGCTGCAAACCGTAGTGGGGGAACTGCGCAACAACGCTGACCAGTACGGCGTTCCGGCTGAGCTGCGGGACAACCTGGGCGATGTACTGGACCACGTGCTGCGGCTGATCGACCGGGCCAACGCGTACCGCGCCATCCTGGAAAACGCACTGACCCTGTCCTCCACGCTGGCCTCGAATCGGCTGGCCGAAACCAGCATTGAGCAGAACGAGCAGGTGAAACGGATTTCCTCCTGGGCCGCCATCCTATTTGCGCCAACCCTGGTGGGCACCGTCTACGGCATGAACTTCGAGAACATGCCGGAACTGTCCTGGCAGTTCGGTTATCCGCTGGCCCTCCTGGGAATGCTGGTGACCGGGATAGTCCTTTACCTGACCTTCAAGCGGAATAAGTGGCTGTGA